One Methanobrevibacter arboriphilus JCM 13429 = DSM 1125 genomic region harbors:
- a CDS encoding Ig-like domain repeat protein translates to AIISGELEGYVGNGSDSLTVSVDGNVYNNVIINSTGGWSLNYTTNRTGNITVNVTYAGNDNYTSFTNSTSFEVLRNSTNSSIIVASVQIGTNAIISGELVGYVGNGSDSLTVSVDGNVYDNIIINSTGGWSLNYTTNRTGNIIVNVNYVGNENYTSFTNVTSFLVAKNGVNSSINIPSNIKVEDSIIIDGVLADENGNPIANTTITVIIDGENFNVTTAENGSWNINYTPTHAGDFNINVTWEGNENYTSFTNNTNFNVNKLATYSSIDLSADFRVGKTTVISGVLLDEEDNTIADSELEITIDGKKHLVKTNFNGYWYLTYKPKSIGKITVVLNFNGDAKYLGF, encoded by the coding sequence GCTATTATTTCTGGTGAGCTTGAGGGTTATGTTGGTAATGGCTCTGATTCTTTGACTGTTAGTGTTGATGGTAATGTTTATAATAATGTTATTATTAATTCTACTGGTGGTTGGAGTCTTAATTACACAACTAACCGCACAGGAAACATAACTGTTAATGTTACTTATGCTGGTAATGATAATTATACTAGTTTTACTAATAGTACTAGTTTTGAAGTGTTGAGGAATAGTACTAATTCTAGTATTATTGTAGCTAGTGTTCAAATTGGTACTAATGCTATTATTTCTGGTGAGCTTGTTGGTTATGTTGGTAATGGCTCTGATTCTTTGACTGTTAGTGTTGATGGTAATGTTTATGATAATATTATTATTAATTCTACTGGTGGTTGGAGTCTTAATTACACAACTAATCGCACAGGAAACATAATTGTTAATGTTAATTATGTTGGTAATGAGAATTATACTAGTTTCACTAATGTGACTAGCTTTTTAGTGGCTAAGAATGGTGTTAATTCTTCTATTAATATTCCTAGTAATATTAAGGTTGAAGATTCTATAATAATTGATGGTGTTTTAGCTGATGAAAATGGTAATCCAATAGCTAATACTACTATTACTGTTATTATTGATGGTGAAAACTTTAATGTAACAACTGCTGAAAATGGTAGTTGGAATATTAATTACACTCCAACTCATGCAGGTGACTTTAATATTAATGTTACTTGGGAAGGTAATGAAAATTACACTAGTTTTACCAATAATACTAACTTCAATGTTAATAAGTTAGCTACATATTCTAGTATTGACCTTTCAGCTGACTTTAGAGTAGGGAAAACTACTGTTATAAGTGGTGTTCTTCTCGATGAGGAAGATAATACAATAGCTGATAGTGAATTAGAAATTACTATTGATGGTAAAAAACATTTAGTGAAAACCAATTTCAATGGTTACTGGTATTTAACTTATAAACCCAAAAGCATTGGAAAAATTACAGTTGTACTTAATTTCAATGGTGATGCTAAATATTTAGGTTTT